One region of Burkholderia pyrrocinia genomic DNA includes:
- a CDS encoding DUF3331 domain-containing protein, producing the protein MENTPGIEDAANGISDGYRWDRILDALRSPPAAPPSPAVDERACRTDSNLEAVRIVILERPSADTVLVSWSSSTACRYGEQTWQRVIARKDGVCILTGDLIARGDSVFRPKRARNAMCSNATAMIKASSIDPPPCRGGQTSVGLVADPRASAQNRPGDRHADAFLELEPHFAQLFSEA; encoded by the coding sequence ATGGAAAACACTCCAGGTATCGAAGATGCCGCAAACGGCATAAGCGACGGGTATCGCTGGGACAGGATTCTCGACGCCCTGCGATCGCCTCCGGCTGCACCGCCTTCCCCGGCAGTAGACGAGCGTGCGTGCAGAACCGATTCGAACCTCGAGGCGGTCCGCATCGTGATTCTCGAGCGCCCGTCAGCCGACACCGTTCTCGTCTCGTGGAGCAGTTCAACGGCGTGTCGATATGGCGAACAGACCTGGCAGAGAGTGATTGCCCGAAAGGACGGCGTTTGCATTCTGACGGGCGACTTGATTGCTCGGGGGGATTCGGTCTTTCGTCCAAAGCGCGCGCGGAACGCGATGTGCAGCAACGCGACGGCGATGATCAAGGCGTCGTCCATCGATCCGCCGCCTTGCCGGGGCGGTCAGACATCAGTCGGGTTGGTCGCTGATCCAAGGGCCTCGGCGCAAAACCGGCCTGGTGATCGGCACGCAGATGCTTTCCTCGAACTCGAACCGCACTTTGCCCAACTCTTCTCCGAGGCTTGA
- a CDS encoding glucose 1-dehydrogenase produces the protein MGKLAGKVAVVTGASKGIGAAIAKALAAEGASVVVNYASSKTGADDVVSAITTAGGKAVAVGGDVSQAADAKGIVDAAIETYGRLDILVNNSGVYEFAPIEAVTEAQYRRQFDINVLGVLLTTQAAVQHLSEGASIINVSSVVSTLTPATTAVYSGSKGAVDSITGALARELGPRGIRVNTINPGVIVTEGAQSAGVIGSEFEHSAVSQTPLGRVGRPDDVASIAVFLASGDAKWLTGEHIIASGGMR, from the coding sequence ATGGGCAAGCTTGCAGGAAAAGTGGCCGTTGTAACCGGTGCGTCGAAGGGTATTGGCGCCGCCATCGCCAAGGCGCTCGCGGCAGAGGGCGCATCGGTCGTCGTGAACTACGCCAGCAGCAAGACCGGCGCGGACGACGTCGTGTCCGCCATCACCACGGCCGGGGGGAAAGCGGTTGCCGTGGGAGGCGATGTGTCGCAGGCTGCCGACGCGAAAGGCATCGTCGATGCGGCGATCGAAACGTATGGCCGCCTCGACATCCTCGTCAACAACTCGGGCGTCTACGAGTTCGCACCGATCGAAGCGGTCACGGAAGCGCAATACCGCAGGCAGTTCGACATCAACGTGCTCGGGGTCCTGCTCACGACACAGGCCGCCGTTCAGCACCTCAGCGAAGGCGCCAGCATCATCAATGTCAGCTCGGTCGTCTCGACGCTCACACCGGCGACGACCGCCGTCTACAGCGGCTCGAAAGGCGCGGTGGATTCCATCACTGGCGCGCTCGCACGTGAGCTCGGGCCACGAGGAATTCGCGTGAACACGATCAATCCGGGCGTGATCGTGACCGAAGGCGCACAGAGCGCAGGGGTAATCGGATCGGAGTTCGAGCATTCGGCGGTCAGCCAGACGCCGCTCGGGCGCGTGGGCAGACCGGACGACGTCGCGTCGATTGCGGTTTTCCTCGCCTCCGGCGACGCAAAGTGGCTGACGGGCGAGCACATCATCGCCAGTGGCGGCATGCGCTGA
- a CDS encoding ketoacyl-ACP synthase III, translated as MTARLVIAGMGYALPDRIVGNDEVAGMIDTSDAFIRERTGVVARRYLAPDQHLADLACPAAERAMADAGVTAHDVDLLIVNTLSPDHHDPSQACYIQPRLGLREIPCFDIRAQCSGGLYGVEIARHFLASGLYRNVLMICAEALSRRIDTSNAGRNLSILLSDGAAALLLQATGQPPHGLIDLTLGADGTRFDLLSTDAPGARRPRFIDEGDIAAGRHHFRMKGGPMFEDATRRIVDACRQMLDKHRLTMSDIGLVVPHQPNLRILDAVIGQLGLPRERCMISVDQLGNMASAAFPVALAIAREQGRMPAGQLNLFVTYGAGATWACALYRS; from the coding sequence ATGACCGCCAGACTCGTCATCGCCGGGATGGGCTATGCGCTGCCGGACCGGATCGTCGGCAACGACGAAGTCGCCGGCATGATCGACACCAGCGACGCGTTCATTCGCGAACGAACCGGCGTCGTGGCGCGACGCTATCTCGCTCCCGATCAGCATCTGGCGGATCTCGCGTGCCCGGCTGCGGAACGGGCAATGGCCGACGCCGGCGTCACGGCGCACGACGTCGACCTGCTGATCGTCAATACGCTGTCGCCGGATCATCACGATCCGTCGCAGGCGTGCTACATCCAGCCCCGGCTCGGATTGCGGGAGATTCCGTGCTTCGATATCCGCGCGCAATGCAGTGGCGGGCTCTACGGGGTCGAGATTGCGCGCCATTTCCTCGCGAGCGGCCTGTATCGCAACGTGCTGATGATCTGCGCCGAGGCCTTGTCGCGGCGGATCGACACCAGCAATGCCGGCCGCAACCTGTCGATCCTGCTGAGCGACGGTGCCGCCGCGCTGCTCCTGCAAGCGACGGGCCAGCCGCCGCACGGGCTGATCGACCTGACACTCGGCGCCGACGGCACCCGGTTCGATCTGCTCAGCACCGATGCGCCCGGCGCGCGACGCCCACGCTTCATCGACGAAGGCGACATCGCGGCCGGCCGGCACCATTTCCGGATGAAAGGCGGCCCCATGTTCGAGGACGCCACGCGACGCATCGTCGACGCGTGCCGGCAGATGCTCGACAAGCACCGGCTGACGATGTCGGATATCGGCCTGGTCGTGCCGCACCAGCCGAACCTGCGCATCCTCGACGCGGTCATCGGGCAACTCGGGCTGCCCCGCGAGCGGTGCATGATTTCCGTCGATCAGCTGGGCAACATGGCGAGCGCGGCGTTTCCGGTCGCGCTCGCCATCGCGCGCGAGCAAGGCCGCATGCCGGCCGGGCAGCTCAACCTCTTCGTGACCTACGGCGCGGGCGCGACATGGGCCTGTGCGCTCTATCGGAGCTGA
- a CDS encoding MBL fold metallo-hydrolase has translation MDQSLEHAIASIVQTRAGKHPMPVVHSFFDEATSTASYVVHDPISLAAAIIDPVLDFDAPTCRCSETSAQAIVAHIESEGLSTVWLLETHVHADHLTAASFLQARVGGTLAIGRAITTVQRIFGGLFNAGPEFLRDGSQFDHLFDDGEGFKIGAIECRVLNVPGHTPDGVAYVIGDSVFCGNTMLMPDYGTARADLPGGDARRLFRSIRRLLCLPDEARLFVSHDYKAPGRDAYAWETTIGVERTTNVHVRDGITEDAFVAARTARDATLTLPKLLLQATQVNMRAGALPPVENNGKRYLRIPLNTI, from the coding sequence GTGGATCAGTCGCTCGAACACGCTATCGCGAGCATCGTTCAAACTCGCGCTGGAAAGCATCCGATGCCGGTTGTCCATTCTTTTTTTGACGAGGCGACATCAACCGCCAGCTATGTCGTTCATGATCCGATCTCGCTTGCGGCAGCGATCATCGACCCTGTCCTCGACTTCGACGCACCGACGTGCCGATGTTCGGAGACGTCGGCCCAGGCTATCGTCGCCCATATCGAATCAGAGGGCCTCTCGACTGTATGGCTACTCGAAACCCATGTACATGCAGACCACCTGACCGCCGCGTCTTTTCTGCAGGCGCGTGTCGGCGGTACGCTCGCAATCGGACGCGCCATAACGACGGTACAGCGAATCTTCGGCGGCTTGTTTAACGCCGGACCGGAGTTTCTGCGAGACGGCTCGCAGTTCGATCACCTGTTCGATGACGGAGAGGGATTCAAGATCGGGGCGATCGAGTGCAGGGTTCTTAACGTTCCCGGACATACGCCAGACGGTGTCGCCTACGTAATTGGTGACTCGGTGTTCTGCGGCAACACGATGCTTATGCCGGACTACGGTACGGCAAGAGCCGACTTGCCGGGCGGAGACGCCAGGCGGCTTTTCCGCTCCATTCGGCGACTGCTTTGCCTTCCCGACGAAGCAAGACTATTCGTGAGTCACGACTACAAAGCCCCCGGCAGGGACGCATACGCTTGGGAAACAACAATCGGGGTCGAACGCACCACGAACGTACACGTTCGTGACGGGATCACTGAAGACGCGTTTGTCGCGGCACGGACCGCACGAGATGCGACACTGACCTTACCGAAGCTGCTTCTTCAAGCGACGCAGGTGAACATGCGGGCAGGCGCCCTTCCACCAGTGGAAAACAACGGTAAGCGCTATCTCAGAATCCCGCTGAACACGATCTGA
- a CDS encoding thioesterase II family protein: protein MRLICFPYAGGSAAVYRGLHALLPGIEVRRHELAGRGSRLSEPAVRDMSTLIDALLRDLDNCFDRPFALLGHSMGAAIAVELALRLPAQAQPNLRHLFVSGRAAPGKERPVRRMQALDDRAFLDALHEMGGTPKPVLDNSELMALLMPALRADFTMIENYRPVPGRRLAVDITAFAGRADEQVPVDSVAGWGAETTGQFDFHVIEGDHFFMRSEMRAMAGIIAARLRRAEHVASSALQA, encoded by the coding sequence ATGCGTCTGATCTGTTTCCCCTACGCGGGCGGCTCGGCCGCCGTTTATCGTGGTCTGCACGCCTTGTTGCCCGGCATCGAAGTGCGCCGTCATGAACTTGCAGGCCGAGGCAGCCGCCTGTCCGAGCCTGCCGTACGAGACATGTCGACGCTGATCGACGCGTTGCTGCGCGACCTGGACAACTGCTTCGATCGTCCCTTCGCACTGCTCGGACACAGCATGGGCGCGGCTATTGCCGTCGAACTGGCGCTGCGGCTTCCGGCCCAGGCTCAACCGAACCTCCGGCATCTGTTCGTGAGCGGGCGCGCCGCACCGGGCAAGGAACGACCTGTTCGACGCATGCAGGCGCTGGACGACCGCGCTTTCCTCGATGCACTGCACGAGATGGGCGGCACACCGAAGCCGGTGCTGGACAACAGCGAACTGATGGCGCTGCTGATGCCGGCGCTGCGGGCGGATTTCACGATGATCGAAAACTACCGGCCCGTGCCCGGGCGCAGGCTGGCGGTGGACATCACCGCATTCGCGGGCCGCGCGGATGAACAGGTCCCCGTTGATTCCGTTGCAGGCTGGGGCGCCGAGACGACCGGGCAGTTCGATTTTCACGTCATCGAAGGCGATCATTTCTTTATGAGAAGCGAAATGCGGGCGATGGCCGGCATCATCGCGGCGCGCCTGCGGCGCGCGGAACACGTTGCGTCGAGCGCACTGCAGGCATGA
- a CDS encoding AMP-binding protein: MDDFCRANLPPVEDWPTFVFELPGLQFPPFLNCAAALLDTAVEERGWGDRVAIRTESGVAWSYRELRDTGNRIANMLVRDAGLVAGNRVLLHGANHPMLAAAWFGVVKAGGVAVATMPKLRAGELSTIIGRARVTHVICEAGLSTELDAAMASMQWHGKVRRYETEDTHPHARWPGGYSAEFAAAETRADDPCLIAFTSGTTGEPKATVHFHRDVMAACHCFPQHVLRPTADDVFCGSPPLAFTFGLGALLLFPISVGASVVLLPKASPERLLAAVERHRVSILFTAPAAYRAMLDHLGGHDMSSLRKCVSAGEALPSGTRDAWQARTGLHLIDGIGSTEMLHIFASTGDTGAKDGAIGKAVPGYRLAVVDEHGQCLPPYEIGYLAVRGPTGCRYLNDARQRDYVKHGWNLTGDSAYLDEDGYLFYQARADDMIISSGYTVSPGEVEHALLRHPDIAECGVVGQIDEWGGTLICAHVVLRPGVGGSEALTTQLQQHVKNVIAPYKCPHRIAYHAGSLPRNESGKLRRAVLRQAGHGVTSPLNQAVQNEHAL, translated from the coding sequence ATGGACGACTTTTGCCGCGCGAACTTGCCCCCTGTCGAGGATTGGCCGACGTTTGTCTTTGAGTTGCCGGGGCTGCAGTTTCCGCCGTTTCTCAATTGCGCCGCCGCGCTGCTGGATACCGCGGTCGAAGAACGGGGCTGGGGCGATCGCGTCGCGATCAGGACCGAGTCGGGCGTCGCGTGGTCGTATCGCGAATTGCGCGATACCGGCAACCGGATCGCCAACATGCTGGTCCGCGACGCGGGCCTGGTGGCCGGCAATCGGGTGTTGTTGCACGGTGCCAATCACCCGATGCTTGCCGCCGCGTGGTTCGGTGTGGTCAAGGCCGGTGGCGTGGCCGTCGCGACGATGCCGAAGCTGCGCGCGGGAGAACTGTCGACCATCATCGGGCGAGCCCGGGTCACGCATGTGATCTGCGAAGCCGGGCTGTCGACCGAACTCGACGCGGCGATGGCGAGCATGCAGTGGCACGGCAAAGTTCGGCGCTACGAGACGGAGGACACGCATCCGCACGCGCGCTGGCCAGGCGGCTATTCGGCGGAATTCGCGGCCGCCGAAACGCGCGCGGACGATCCTTGCCTCATCGCGTTCACGTCGGGGACGACCGGGGAACCGAAGGCAACCGTCCATTTTCATCGCGACGTGATGGCGGCCTGCCACTGCTTTCCGCAGCACGTGCTCCGGCCCACGGCCGATGACGTTTTCTGCGGGTCGCCGCCGCTCGCATTCACGTTCGGCCTCGGCGCGCTGCTGCTGTTTCCGATCAGTGTCGGCGCGAGCGTCGTGCTGTTGCCGAAAGCGAGCCCGGAACGGCTGCTGGCCGCCGTCGAGCGGCATCGGGTCAGCATCCTGTTTACGGCGCCGGCGGCCTATCGGGCCATGCTCGACCATCTGGGCGGGCATGACATGTCGTCCCTGCGCAAATGCGTGTCGGCGGGTGAGGCGCTCCCGTCCGGGACGCGCGACGCATGGCAGGCGCGCACCGGCCTGCACCTGATCGACGGAATCGGGTCGACCGAGATGCTGCATATCTTCGCGTCGACAGGCGACACCGGCGCGAAGGACGGCGCGATCGGCAAGGCGGTGCCCGGTTACCGCCTTGCCGTCGTGGACGAGCACGGCCAATGCCTGCCGCCCTACGAAATCGGCTATCTGGCCGTGCGGGGGCCGACCGGGTGCCGCTACCTGAATGACGCGCGGCAACGCGACTACGTGAAGCACGGCTGGAACCTGACGGGCGACAGCGCCTACCTGGACGAGGACGGCTATCTGTTCTATCAGGCGCGCGCGGACGACATGATCATCAGCTCCGGCTACACGGTGTCTCCCGGCGAAGTGGAGCACGCGCTGCTGCGCCATCCCGATATCGCCGAATGCGGCGTCGTCGGACAGATCGACGAATGGGGCGGCACGCTCATCTGCGCGCATGTGGTGCTGCGACCGGGCGTCGGCGGCTCGGAGGCGTTGACGACACAGCTGCAGCAGCACGTCAAGAACGTGATTGCGCCGTACAAATGTCCGCATCGTATTGCCTATCACGCCGGCAGTTTGCCGCGCAACGAATCGGGCAAATTGCGGCGCGCCGTGCTCCGGCAGGCGGGGCACGGTGTGACGAGTCCCTTGAATCAAGCAGTCCAGAACGAGCACGCCCTATGA
- a CDS encoding alpha/beta fold hydrolase, with the protein MSYFNSTDGTEIFYKDWGTGTPVVFSHGWPLCADAWDAQMLFLGTKGYRVIAHDRRGHGRSGQTWEGNHMDQYADDLAALLNHLDLRGAVLVGHSTGGGEVARYIGRHGTERVAKAVLIGAVPPIMLKTTENPDGLPIDVFDGLRAGVVNNRSQLYKDLAVPFYNFNRSGADVSQGTIDAFQVQGLMGSIKGQFDCIREFSEVDYTEDLKKIDVPLLILHGDDDQIVPIDASARRSVEIAPNARLKIYPGGSHGMATINASAVNLDLLDFLQG; encoded by the coding sequence ATGAGCTATTTCAACTCCACGGACGGTACCGAAATTTTCTACAAGGACTGGGGGACAGGCACGCCAGTTGTCTTCTCCCATGGGTGGCCCCTCTGTGCCGACGCCTGGGACGCACAAATGCTGTTCCTCGGCACCAAAGGCTATCGTGTCATTGCACACGATCGTCGCGGCCACGGCCGTTCCGGTCAAACGTGGGAAGGGAACCACATGGATCAGTATGCCGACGATCTCGCGGCACTCCTGAACCATCTCGATCTGCGGGGCGCGGTGCTGGTTGGGCATTCGACCGGTGGTGGCGAGGTCGCACGCTACATCGGCCGTCACGGAACCGAGCGCGTCGCAAAGGCGGTGCTGATCGGCGCAGTTCCGCCGATCATGCTCAAGACCACCGAAAACCCTGACGGTTTGCCGATCGACGTATTCGATGGTCTTCGCGCCGGAGTGGTCAACAATCGTTCGCAACTCTACAAGGATCTCGCCGTACCGTTTTACAACTTCAACCGCTCGGGTGCCGACGTGTCACAGGGCACGATCGACGCCTTTCAGGTGCAAGGCCTGATGGGTTCGATAAAGGGGCAATTTGATTGTATTCGTGAATTCTCCGAGGTCGACTATACGGAAGATCTGAAAAAAATCGACGTACCCCTCCTCATTCTGCACGGCGACGACGACCAGATCGTGCCGATCGACGCATCAGCACGACGGTCGGTTGAAATCGCCCCGAATGCACGGCTCAAGATCTATCCCGGCGGCTCGCATGGCATGGCCACGATAAACGCGAGCGCAGTCAACCTCGATCTACTCGATTTCCTTCAAGGCTGA
- a CDS encoding 3-oxoacyl-ACP synthase III family protein has protein sequence MVHNVRIASLACRLPARQVLNDDPVFRGVEPIPSEWWKFWGIESRYMIDPATGESELALAERTARDALARAGVEPAELDLVLFNMTSPFVSLADGRRRFAPRLARALRDRLGATRALDADVEMECASFVLQLQLATNLIKQGRVKRALVCSSERMSAVVDYTSKSSTNFGDGAAAAVLVAEPADPDGADWLDAAYHSDATRYDLVTMQWRNARAAAGDDAATDADNPFGVYFTLKPEAQEAISRFMPVAIPDIVERLLHRSGTGIADVDAMVFHQPSALLVRAWAQRLGLKPDQYVIRVADCACLVSAAVPFALYESIRQRVIRPGSLVVIAGAGAGWGFGAQLWRWGETVVTDASDAVAAVTEQEVQT, from the coding sequence ATGGTGCACAACGTCCGAATCGCAAGTCTCGCCTGCCGCCTGCCGGCACGCCAGGTACTCAACGACGATCCGGTTTTTAGGGGCGTCGAGCCCATTCCGTCGGAATGGTGGAAATTCTGGGGCATCGAATCGCGCTACATGATCGATCCCGCTACCGGCGAATCCGAGCTTGCGCTGGCCGAGCGCACGGCGCGCGACGCACTCGCCCGTGCCGGCGTGGAGCCCGCCGAACTCGATCTGGTGCTGTTCAACATGACGTCGCCGTTCGTCTCGCTCGCCGACGGCCGGCGCCGTTTCGCGCCGCGGCTCGCACGTGCGCTGCGCGACAGGCTCGGCGCCACGCGCGCGCTCGACGCCGATGTCGAGATGGAATGCGCGAGCTTCGTGCTGCAATTGCAGCTCGCCACCAATCTCATCAAGCAGGGCCGCGTGAAGCGGGCCCTGGTGTGCTCGTCGGAGCGCATGTCGGCGGTGGTCGATTACACCAGCAAATCGTCGACGAACTTCGGCGATGGCGCGGCCGCGGCCGTGCTCGTCGCCGAGCCGGCCGATCCCGACGGCGCCGATTGGCTGGATGCCGCGTATCACAGCGATGCAACACGCTACGACCTCGTGACCATGCAGTGGCGCAACGCCCGGGCTGCGGCAGGCGACGACGCGGCAACCGACGCCGACAACCCGTTCGGCGTGTATTTCACGCTCAAGCCCGAAGCGCAGGAGGCGATCTCGCGCTTCATGCCGGTGGCCATTCCCGATATCGTCGAGCGGCTGTTGCACCGGAGCGGAACGGGCATCGCCGACGTCGATGCGATGGTGTTCCATCAGCCGTCGGCGCTGCTCGTGCGCGCATGGGCACAGCGGCTCGGGCTCAAGCCCGACCAATACGTGATTCGCGTGGCCGATTGTGCGTGCCTCGTGTCGGCCGCCGTGCCGTTTGCGCTGTACGAGTCGATCCGGCAACGCGTGATCCGGCCGGGATCGTTGGTCGTGATTGCCGGCGCAGGCGCCGGCTGGGGCTTCGGTGCGCAATTGTGGCGCTGGGGCGAAACCGTCGTGACCGATGCGAGCGACGCCGTCGCCGCCGTCACGGAGCAGGAGGTGCAGACATGA
- a CDS encoding class I SAM-dependent methyltransferase — MHARFDLGDSTTALARQLERYLDAYPDETRTLLGLSAGTAIGVEVLDIELPVKLEQHTHAATLRISRHDAQRVMAYTRSCNWANGIVLVPTLARLVFAGAFRGLRAGAPRAMRTFAQSRQPDPTRNLGVLWGALNLLSLAGWLTLDRGDEDAEYALTPAGEYVVACVERARPLFEQLANATSVLQHLHALCHRKRMAVEDSVLYAQLARICVAGWPELPPPATDLERQVNGQLRTAMDGLLLGPTWVALDMPVFDKQPDGQYSQSAPGILGKLDVQPGGVAVGAWTHADPVVLNAAWTLMCKFGMAEIDREKVRLTESGRIHRPIAAPYAGLPASYLRSYALLDELLFGNPDPLDIDSDGHIDRVMNVYASSGAGSGPASQEITTKILRELFDDTPLDRQPAGIADMGCGDGSAVKRLAEYVITSTRRGRHLAAYPLLVIGADYNESARGRAAATLSALKDVPGVQVRVIAADISQPDRYDEAVAESGLTVTQPDGSVRPARLSDLLHTFMFLVHNRRLSIRRQDAAEAILERHLRTVDRARLRAVVDQYYPGMLTVSEEAVYPIGLDRIKSAFKVAYSDAEGLVPGYVAAADLIDFLTRWKRHAKHGFLIVEGHSPWAENLCARAPGGPDTWLRTEQLPSVFNWGMHFVSRQFMAPFNEFALALTLAGLHPDSPIYGRIHPEGFPAPDLLSDYRFFSIANYVGDAVTVASA, encoded by the coding sequence ATGCACGCCCGATTCGACCTTGGTGATTCCACCACCGCGCTGGCCCGGCAGCTCGAACGCTATCTCGACGCATATCCCGACGAAACGCGCACCTTGCTCGGCCTGTCGGCCGGTACCGCGATCGGCGTCGAGGTGCTCGACATCGAGCTGCCGGTCAAGCTCGAGCAACACACGCATGCGGCCACGCTGCGCATCAGCCGACACGACGCGCAGCGCGTGATGGCCTATACGCGCAGTTGCAACTGGGCGAACGGCATCGTGCTGGTGCCGACGCTGGCGCGCCTGGTGTTTGCCGGCGCGTTCCGCGGCCTGCGGGCCGGAGCGCCCCGCGCGATGCGCACGTTCGCGCAGTCCCGCCAGCCCGACCCGACCCGTAACCTGGGAGTGCTGTGGGGCGCCCTCAACCTGTTGAGCCTGGCCGGCTGGCTGACCCTCGATCGCGGCGACGAAGACGCCGAATATGCGCTCACCCCGGCCGGTGAATATGTCGTCGCGTGCGTCGAGCGCGCGCGGCCGCTGTTCGAGCAACTGGCGAATGCCACGTCGGTGCTCCAGCATCTGCACGCACTGTGTCATCGAAAGCGCATGGCGGTCGAAGACAGCGTGCTGTATGCGCAGCTCGCGCGGATCTGCGTGGCGGGTTGGCCGGAGCTTCCGCCCCCGGCCACCGATCTGGAGCGCCAGGTGAATGGACAGCTGCGCACGGCGATGGACGGCCTGCTGCTCGGCCCGACCTGGGTCGCGCTCGATATGCCGGTGTTCGACAAGCAACCGGATGGCCAGTACTCGCAGTCGGCACCCGGAATCCTCGGCAAGCTCGACGTGCAGCCCGGCGGGGTCGCGGTCGGTGCCTGGACGCATGCCGATCCTGTCGTCCTGAACGCGGCATGGACGCTGATGTGCAAGTTCGGCATGGCGGAAATCGATCGGGAAAAGGTGCGCCTCACCGAGTCGGGCCGGATTCACCGGCCGATTGCCGCCCCTTACGCGGGATTGCCCGCGTCCTATCTGCGTTCGTATGCGCTGCTCGACGAACTCCTGTTCGGCAACCCCGATCCGCTCGATATCGATAGCGACGGCCACATCGACCGCGTGATGAACGTGTATGCGTCGAGCGGCGCCGGGTCGGGGCCGGCGTCGCAGGAAATCACGACGAAAATCCTGCGCGAGCTGTTCGACGACACGCCGCTGGATCGCCAGCCGGCCGGCATCGCCGACATGGGCTGCGGCGACGGCAGCGCGGTGAAGCGCCTGGCGGAATACGTCATTACGTCGACGCGGCGCGGCCGTCACCTCGCGGCCTATCCGCTGCTCGTGATCGGCGCGGACTACAACGAATCCGCGCGCGGCCGCGCCGCCGCCACGCTGTCTGCGCTGAAGGACGTCCCCGGCGTGCAGGTACGCGTGATCGCCGCCGACATTTCCCAGCCCGACCGCTACGACGAAGCCGTGGCCGAAAGCGGCCTGACCGTCACGCAGCCGGACGGCAGCGTGCGCCCGGCGCGGCTGAGCGACCTGTTGCATACCTTCATGTTCCTGGTCCACAACCGCCGGTTGAGCATCCGGCGCCAGGACGCCGCCGAAGCGATCCTCGAGCGCCATCTCCGCACCGTCGATCGAGCCCGCCTGCGCGCGGTCGTCGACCAGTACTATCCGGGCATGCTGACGGTATCGGAGGAGGCCGTATACCCGATCGGGCTCGACCGGATCAAAAGCGCGTTCAAGGTGGCCTACAGCGATGCGGAAGGCCTTGTTCCCGGTTACGTGGCGGCTGCGGATCTCATCGATTTCCTGACCCGCTGGAAGCGCCACGCGAAGCACGGCTTTCTCATCGTGGAAGGACATAGCCCGTGGGCGGAGAATCTTTGCGCGCGTGCGCCGGGCGGGCCGGACACGTGGTTGCGCACCGAGCAGCTTCCATCGGTGTTCAACTGGGGCATGCATTTCGTGTCGCGTCAGTTCATGGCGCCGTTCAACGAATTCGCGCTCGCGTTGACCCTGGCCGGCCTCCACCCCGACAGCCCGATTTATGGGCGGATTCATCCGGAGGGGTTCCCGGCGCCGGATCTGCTGAGCGACTACCGATTCTTCAGTATCGCAAACTACGTTGGCGATGCCGTTACCGTCGCTTCCGCTTAA
- a CDS encoding MBL fold metallo-hydrolase, with product MLNASPGWVEPRLALVGTADVPLYVIVNNEAATLIEGGLSGMTELVWQQLHDLLRDFGGIRHLRYWLITHSHYDHCSLLMTLKSRMPWLHVSGSPDAFDAFQSPSACRTIRQLDAHASRSWDPAVGVDFTELSDLPFYPVNPGTQLDIGDGMQIRTIALPGHSRCQFGYYCPQLDIGFVSDALGEFHDATHWLPLVFQDLFAYRHSLDVIERLHAPRLALGHHGILTGELARSAARHARACLDAREADARAVRGNATATQELAHHWTARYAARSEKVVPRFLHLNSMMHMIDLFHRAE from the coding sequence ATGCTGAACGCTTCCCCGGGGTGGGTCGAGCCGCGGCTGGCCCTCGTCGGCACGGCTGACGTGCCGCTGTACGTGATCGTCAACAACGAGGCCGCGACGCTGATCGAGGGCGGCCTGAGCGGCATGACGGAGCTCGTGTGGCAGCAGCTTCACGACCTGCTGCGGGACTTCGGCGGCATCCGGCATTTGCGCTACTGGCTGATCACCCACTCGCACTATGACCATTGCAGCCTGCTGATGACGCTCAAGTCGCGTATGCCGTGGCTCCATGTATCCGGTTCTCCCGACGCGTTCGATGCGTTCCAGAGCCCGTCGGCCTGCCGAACCATCCGTCAGCTCGACGCGCACGCGTCGCGGTCGTGGGATCCCGCCGTCGGCGTCGATTTCACCGAGTTGTCCGACCTGCCGTTCTACCCGGTCAATCCGGGCACGCAGCTCGACATCGGCGACGGGATGCAGATTCGCACGATCGCGCTGCCGGGCCACAGCCGTTGCCAGTTCGGCTACTACTGTCCGCAGCTGGACATCGGTTTCGTGTCGGATGCGCTCGGCGAGTTTCACGACGCTACCCACTGGTTGCCGCTGGTCTTTCAGGACCTGTTTGCGTATCGGCACTCGCTGGACGTCATCGAGCGGCTGCACGCGCCGCGGCTCGCATTGGGGCACCACGGCATCCTCACCGGCGAGCTCGCCCGATCGGCCGCACGGCATGCGCGCGCGTGCCTCGATGCGCGCGAGGCCGACGCGCGCGCGGTTCGCGGCAACGCCACCGCCACGCAAGAACTGGCCCACCACTGGACTGCCCGTTACGCGGCAAGAAGCGAAAAAGTGGTGCCGCGTTTCCTGCATCTCAACAGCATGATGCACATGATCGATCTGTTCCATCGCGCCGAATAG